TCAGTGCGGTATATATTCTCCGAGACCAGGAGAATCCAAATAGCAGTACTTTTGTGCTTAACGGCCACCTTGAGATGAAACGAAACAATCGAAACTTTCTAGCAGCCGATGATACGTTATTCAGCAACCCAGGATACAATGCCTCGATCTCGTATAGAATACTTGCTTTCTTGTTGCAATTGTATAAAATTTGATCCATTGTGATCAAGAAATGATATACTTTTACCTCATTCAAACCCTCGATCAAACTCTTCTTACTGATCCCTTCAACATTCTCGCTGATGAATTTTATAACTCTATCAAAGGCAATGATATTTGTAAACTTGTTCAAAGACGGAGTCCGTGAGATCGAATTCTCTCGAACCGTATAATAGGACAGTTTTTCATCGATATATTGCACTTTATGACTCATCGCCAGACATTTCCATGTGAATTCTAAATCCTCTCCATTGTAAATATCTTCAGAGAATACAATTTGCCACCTGGCGAGCTCTTTTCTGTCGTAAGCGGCAGATATGGTCGAAATCCAAAAATCGCGATTGATCAAAATTC
This DNA window, taken from Methanomassiliicoccales archaeon, encodes the following:
- a CDS encoding glycosyltransferase family 2 protein codes for the protein MFEYRLENDLRPILHIRFGQLMEPIISFVIPTYNSEKFVHRALMSLMKQKCKDFEIIIVDDSTDKTLEVVRTVLMNHSFDNYTIIHNNERRGQSYARNVGIQNARGKYIIFLDSDDSVGESLVEIVKNVIAQNEPEIICWKFGSFNENCQEIEGWDFSGLRAGIYQGHEVLSRILINRDFWISTISAAYDRKELARWQIVFSEDIYNGEDLEFTWKCLAMSHKVQYIDEKLSYYTVRENSISRTPSLNKFTNIIAFDRVIKFISENVEGISKKSLIEGLNEVKVYHFLITMDQILYNCNKKASILYEIEALYPGLLNNVSSAARKFRLFRFISRWPLSTKVLLFGFSWSRRIYTALRKSYIRHFW